The following DNA comes from Watersipora subatra chromosome 8, tzWatSuba1.1, whole genome shotgun sequence.
GCCAACAAGACCAAAGCTAGTAAGCGATCTAAAAATGAACACTTGATACTATTATATCAGACTAACTGGCCGAATTCCGGTGTTGCAcggatattaaaaacagcttataaacagtggcaggtaatgcaaTTGTCTACCACTTACCATTAGCCTGgcgcattgccaatggctaatttgagtaagctagtattgctaaacttgctaataagagctgtgaaaGCAAGCTTGAGTGACGTTGCGCCGTAACACAGAGTGCTATGCGTACTTTAACCTAGATAATGACTCATAacacccaatgaatccattgcatctcgtGTAGCTCAATAAGTTAGTTTATTGGTTAgtgaacgggaggttctgagaccaaatcttctgtgatacgaATTCTTTATTGTTAGATACTAATCGCTACAGACAGacagaatgacagacagacacacaaactttgatatttatatacagaTTAAGATTTTATAGCTGCTCCTGATGAATATCTACAATAAAACTCTCTCTTTTCTTCATCTCTGCTATCAAGGTGGCTgcttgttttattcattttgaataAACTAAATAATCTAAATAGAAAAGTTTAACAATGTGTTTATCATAAAAGTGAAAATTGCATATTAACCACAGTAGTTGTGTCCTCTTGTTCAGCAATGACAACACCCAAAATAATGGTTGTCCCAATTGGTTTCTATTTGTATAGCTATAAAAAAGAATACAACATGGGTTTTGTTGTCTTGCTCAAAagagaaaaacacaaaataaagcAAAGATTATTTCTTATATTATTGATGCTGACAGACAGCGATTAAGAATTAGCCTGTTCCTCATACACTCTCTAAAACAACTTATTATATGTCTATGGTCAGCCTTCATAACTAACTGGAGGTATATTGAGTGATAGgattatgtacagtatgtacagGTGATAGATAAATAAACACTACACTAGTAATACCAGGTAAGGTTATAGATACAGAGTCTGTGTACAGCAGGTAAGGTTATAGATACAGAGTCTGTGTACAGCAGGTAAGGTTATAGATACAGAGTCTGTGTACAGCAGGTAAGGTTATAGATACAGAGTCTGTGTACAGCAGGTAAGACTATAGATACAGAGTCTGCGTACAGCAGGTAAGTTATCATTTCACTTAAATACTCATCTTCATTGATTCTCAAACATATTAGATCTGTTGTTAGACGTTAACACAAGTTTTTACAATAAGAAATGAGCCAATAGCATCAATGTTCTCCGCTATGTCAAGCTGACCTATTAACCAATGAGATGAGTTCATAAGAAGTACAACTATGAAAACAAGAGGAAGTTCCATGATTATTCTAGTTGATGGTCTGTCTGGTGTCAATGTAGAAATAGTGAGAAGTTGTCAGTCCTTGTCTTTTCTGAATCCAGGGAAGAGATAGAGTTTACGGAGTTTTGTAAAGGTGCAGCTGCTAGTTGGTACATTACCTCCCTGAGTGTCACATGACCTCGCATTCTGATCCGCCATACTGACCTGTCTCACCCGTGACTGTATCTAAAACATACAAATAAACACAGAGTAACATATCATGATGACACCAAAAGGCTTGCTACAATGTGTTAGTTGAACTGATGAGATGAGTTCAAGTCTCAGAACTAACAGGATGTTATTTGTACCAGAGAAAAGGAcctgtaatagttaataatgTCAGGTACCAAAGCTACTAGTAGTATACGGAGTGGTAGTTGGTGACGGAGCCTCAGGACCGTTCAGCATTTTGTGCTAGTGGGTGCACTATGAAAAATTAGCCATTTGCTACGTGAGCATAGGCGCAATTTCCTTAAAACCCCATTATGTCGGGGCAGTAGTCAAGGATAGCTTACAGACATTCTACAAATACTTGACTAAACAGATCCACGCTTTCACTATGGGTGTTTGCGGGTAGACTTCGATATCCTCTCCCTAGGCATTTGGAAATTAGCCTAAATTTAATGTGAGCATTAAATGAAGAGAAGTACTATGAGAATATAGAAATCCCCTGAAGAGATCCAGGAGTGTCCCTGAGTTCATCTGAAATAAGAACATTGAAAATAACCTGAAATCTATAGAAATGAAATATGAACAGGCAGAGGAAATGAGAAAGGATAGAAAGGAATGGAGTAGTAAGATAGGGAAGGCTACCTGAGCTGGAGAAACAGCATAAGTGATCAAACCATGACGATGCAGGTGATGGTGATGTAATAACACTGAGGCTTTAAAGCTAACATCACGTGACCGCTATTACGACCTTGATCTCAATTTTTTTGAGAAACTAAATTTGTTGTGAAAAGCAGTCTAAGCTTCTAATGGTCCTGAGGCATAAAAGCTGGCATCACGTGATCCTATTGCGACCTTGACCCAAGGATTACCAACTGATTAGTCCAAGAATAATAAACTGCCCTATCTTGTGCAGGCAGTGTTCAAGAAAAGAATAGAGTTATTGTAGTTATCCCCTCCTACATCTCACTAAATAgagaacatttttattaaagttagTAGATTTTGGTCAAGAGGCTTCAATGTTTACACCACCCTTTCTGATGCAAGTGGTTTTTGATGGATTTGCCCCAGGAACTAGCCTAAAAGAAACAGTGAGTCTAATGGTCTGTTTATTACAAAGGAGAGCGAGTCCAACAGCATGTTTATGACAGAACATGGGAACTCACCTACTGGTGACTGGAATAagctaaaaatgtttgattCTTTCTCTGCAGCAGTCCAAAGCAAAACTGACCAATAAGAGACTGCTAATCAAGCTCGGATCGCACAAAACCTGCCTAAACCGCTTCCCCGGCGAAGATCATGTGACGAAACGTAATAGCGTATTATTTTTACTACTTTTATCACAAATATTCTAAAAAGAAAGTGCAGCGCAATGATCACCGTCCTTACGCAGCTACGTCCAATACGCTCACGGCTGAAGCGATATAGTGAGGTATGGGAGAGGATAAATACAATAATTCTAGTCTTTTCTTAACCATCGCCTGCACAAAAGAAGGGCATTGTCTTAATAATCCGTGCTACTAGCTGTGAAGCCTCAGGGCCTTTGGGAAACTTAGGCTAATGCTCATGATAAATTTAGGCCAATTTCCTGATGATAGAGGTTAAAGTCGTAATAGGGATCATGCGATGCTAGCTTTAAAGTTTCAAAATCATTAGGAACTTAGGCTAATGCTCGCATCAAATTCAGGCTAATTTCCAAAACACATAAGGAGCGGGTGTGGATGCTCAGTCACCAAACACCTGTAGTGAAAACCAGGAACTTTAGCTAGTTTGTCAAGTATCATTAGAAAACCCGCAGTCTATCTTTGACTATCGCTTCGACGAAATGGGTCTTTAAGGAACATAGGCTGATCCTCACATAGCAAATAAAGCAAATAGGCTAATTTCCAATGGGTTAAGAAGGAGGCGCAGTCAAGCGCTAAGAAAGCCGCAGATCTTGAGGCTCTGTCACCAACTGCCCCCTTATACTACTGCTACTAAATAACTCCTGCGGATTGTGATAAGAACAGCATAGGATATAGACAAAGGAAAACATTGAGAAACAGTGTTGAAGTGTCAAAGGTGAATATAttaacactagaaattcccctgtcatacagcccacgacctgacaTGAGCTCTGAACATGTCCTCTGTCTGACATGACATTTCCTGACATGACCTCTGAATTCAAATTGGCCACCACGCGAAAGACGGAATATTGAGATTGTAGGATTAACCTGAGCAATGAGTAACTGTTCTATAAGGGTAAGAGAAGATAAAAATTCAACAGATGGACTCATCtgattctctgaatcagatgagttgttgttattaatttgagtagcgtgctgttgaacattagcatttgatgttgatggttgctgtgatgttatgcaaaacaaaaggttgtaaaaaatcacacctaatctactactatctcaagcctatgttttacaacaataaaataaatattaattaaagctgtaggcctaacctactgtaatgtatgtaatttaacaacaacactaacgaaatatgtttattataactctaaaatgcaatattagaaataaaatggcaagctgctgtgtaatatacacagtttgaaagttggttgtgttaaatgtagaatggttttgatagcgatttttaaaagaaagcaagtatgagcgttcactcgtctggaagttttctgcaaactggagcaaaataaaaaaatgttctcgtcataaaagggtgttgtagttcggccctagcttgtacataagatgtaaagaattttggctaacgtaaATTTTGgctacctgtaaatcggtcaacgcctcaaatggtctacatttattacagaaacctttggttaaatttgaataattattcttaaaattaaatcttataataattttaaaatatcgaataattattcttataattaaatatttttgcaagatgttaaaaacggaaaaatattaaaaactttcagcaattaaacaatgccatagcctggtgaaatgagcacgtttttctcgtgaaatgcgcactgcttaatagttctactatctgtcgcacagttttattggcgtttcgtttgccggtcttaattttgataaaaataaggcttgtcaagttttaataacgattttagggcgaattaatttgtctatttatgtataatccgatcagatgggtaaggtttaggatattgtctacagttttcaaagacttggtaacatatttaaatagatttatatctgttttgtatcgtttttatacttaaacgactccattgaaaaatggttaaatttgttgatgagatttcggtacaagggtttgcgacattgttgatgaataattttcgtgagttgtgcgcacatatgcatttatcataaatctcccgaacgatcgctccgctcgtgtttggtcgtgagatTAAAGTTAATTGGATATAAAATAAGATGGGCAAATATAGGGATTCTCAGGCTATAAAATAGAATGACTACTTACAATCTTAAAGAGACTCTCTATATCTCTATGAGAAGAATGTTTGTAGAATGTGGCCACAAGAACTCTGATGAACCAGGCTCCATGACTGCAGGATTTAGTAGCCATGTAGGCTAAAATAGACATAGAGTGGTATGTTGATAAGTTCATGACTCAATGGTATATGATAGTCAAAGCTCATGTGTATAGAGTAAACACTGATTATCATCTACAAGCACATTGTAGGAACTAAGGCTAGTCACAAgctaaacaaataattattcaCAGAGGAAATACTTTGATAAATCTTGGTAAAGGACATCTGAGACTAGACTCTGTACTTACATTCACTGCTGGCCTTCATGATGAAGAAATCATCAGCATTCAGAGTAGTTGGAGGTGGAACTGAAATAGTTGGtgactgaggagctgatgtactgttaactgtggttgactgaggagctgatgtactgctaactgtggttgactgaggaacTGATGTACTGCTAACTGTAGTTGACTCAGTGGTTGGGCTGCTTGTGATGGTAGATATTGGTGAAGGAAGAAGCTCTCTACTTTCTCCAAAGTCTCGTCTCCCTAGATAACAGAATGTTTGAttagttatgttatatttttatactaGATAAATCTCTGTAAATGTATGTTAATACTAGCATACAGGAAGTGCAGACATTTTGAAGTTAGACCCTGAGTGGTTATTGGCCTAATAGATCATTGCCGCATTCATGTTTTGCTAGTGTTACACGTTTTGGGGTTAGTGATGAAACCTCATTGCCCAGGGCAGACTTTCTGCTCTGTTGGCGACCACATTAGCCAATAGCAATGAGGCTGATACTCGGGGCAGATTTTCAACTGCAGTTGTACAGCTCGATCATACACAGCTATCTTTATAATACATACTTGTAGTTGTCAGCCATTGACTCATGTTTTGGAACACTATGACACAATGTTGACAATACAAGCTACCAAAGCTATTTGATTCGTTACCAAATTAATCAGTATAAAATTGtacatcagtggatgcagataTACATAACACATGCAGATATTTCTTTCCTTCTGTTTAAGTACAGATACTATAAGCTAATTgattaactactcactaataagaaacTTGTTTCACAGGTACTAAAGTCACACCAGGTGGTTCCATATGCAAACACTGTGCTGAGCCACACTGCACGGCTTGTGGTACACAAAGTGTTAGGTTATCAAAGAGTTGATGAAACTGATATTTAGTCAAATAGTACTTATTCAGAAAGTACTTCTTAAAGTATAGCCTGTGTACCCAAACTGTGCATCCTTTATTGGGTGACAAACCTCCTGAGCATGCTTGCAAGATCATCAACTTAGGCTTGCCCTTCATAGCAGGGAAATTCCGTGGAGACAGAAGGTCTTGGATATGGATTAAGGGAATCATGTTGCCCTCGATATCCAGCAGATGGTTACCACTCGTACCATGAGTCATGATTACTAGGACAAACATGCCCAGATTCTTGTGTTCCTCTCTCGCTGTTTCAATCTGTATCTCTCTGTAGATATCCTGGGTAAAGATAGTAACCCTGACTAGTACAGGCCAATATTTTTATGGATTCACATTCTTTTGTATAACTGCCAGATACCAGGAAGTCGTTGAAGTGTTGCTAGGAAACCTTACCTAACATTTAGAGaatgaaaactaaaaatgaaGCTCTAAAACAAGACTCGGTTCCCTGCAAACATAAATTACAATTAGGAGGCTTTGTATCAATGTCTCTCATCAGATGATCTGTTAACACCCTGACTACCAGACCAAGACATACACTAGTTACAGCAGTGTCTCACTTTAAACAGAGTTTTATACCATGAGTTTAAATCAGCCAAATTCTACAATCTTTAAGCAGAAACAAGGCTATGAGGGGACACACGGAGTACCTGCGCTCGCAGGTCTGTTAATTCGGCCTGTGACTTGGCAATATCAAACTTGAGGTCTTTGAACATCATGCTGAGATTTCTGTAGTCAAATTGGGAACCAGCTCTGTTACCGTGACCATAGCGAAAATtcatattgttgatgattagAACTCTGCCCCTCACTGGTTCACTCATAGCATAGACCTTTATAATACAATTATAGAACCCAGTTAAGTTGTAATataagagaacacaactcttgctGTTTGCGTTTTGACAAAAAACCTCACCATTAGCTTTACCAATAAGCTGAGTTCAAGAGTCACAAGTCTACAAAGGATACAGAGAAAGGAATAAATATGGTgagaagttgtctactcttgacATTACAATGCTTTATCAAAAGCAAATATGGGCCATTATTCTCTAAATGAGACAGCAACAGGTAACTTCAATTACATCACGGATCTCTGATGGTTCTTAACATTCTTAACACGCTATGTGATATCCATATGAGTTTTATGATCTTTATCATTTAACAAATTAACTCACCATGTCTATGTTCTTCCTCTGATGGAAGCTGTCAGCAGCATGTAAGCTACATATTAAACTGATAAACTATATTACCTTGTTAGACTGATACAGTTGCTTAATCTTCGGCTTCTTGACTATGCATAGCCGTAGCCTCATGACCTTGTCTGCTTTGGACTCATCACAATATCCTTGATCCTCCACATCTGACAAGTCACTTTCAGCTTCCTCAGAAGTGCTCTCCagatgccctgaatataacagAGTTAATACTCTATGTTTCTGTTGTTATTATAGAGTATCAATTTCTTTCCTCGTGTTTACTCCCATTTTCATTTACTCTTATATGAACACTATATGAATCTGAGACTTAATGAGAACATACACAGAG
Coding sequences within:
- the LOC137402237 gene encoding caspase-9-like, which translates into the protein MSEPVRGRVLIINNMNFRYGHGNRAGSQFDYRNLSMMFKDLKFDIAKSQAELTDLRAQDIYREIQIETAREEHKNLGMFVLVIMTHGTSGNHLLDIEGNMIPLIHIQDLLSPRNFPAMKGKPKLMILQACSGGRRDFGESRELLPSPISTITSSPTTESTTVSSTSVPQSTTVSSTSAPQSTTVNSTSAPQSPTISVPPPTTLNADDFFIMKASSESYMATKSCSHGAWFIRVLVATFYKHSSHRDIESLFKIIQSRVRQVSMADQNARSCDTQGGNVPTSSCTFTKLRKLYLFPGFRKDKD